The proteins below come from a single Candidatus Chlamydia sanziniae genomic window:
- the dcd gene encoding dCTP deaminase: MSIKEDTWIRQMALEAEMIKPFVDSQMNINRDSGEKLISYGLSSYGYDLRLSREFKVFTNVYNSIVDPKCFTEDTFVSIHDDICIIPPNSFALARSVEYFRIPRNVLTMCIGKSTYARCGIIVNVTPFEPEWEGYVTIEISNTTPLPAKIYANEGIAQVIFFEARTPCEISYADRKGKYQKQQGITVPCV; this comes from the coding sequence ATGAGTATAAAAGAAGATACGTGGATCCGTCAGATGGCTTTGGAAGCCGAAATGATCAAGCCTTTTGTTGACAGCCAAATGAATATTAATCGGGATTCTGGAGAGAAGCTCATTAGTTATGGTCTTTCAAGTTATGGCTATGACCTTCGTTTATCTCGAGAATTCAAAGTTTTCACTAATGTATACAATTCTATTGTTGATCCCAAGTGTTTTACTGAAGATACGTTTGTTTCTATTCATGACGATATTTGTATTATCCCTCCCAATTCTTTTGCCCTTGCACGTAGTGTGGAATATTTTCGGATTCCTAGGAACGTATTAACTATGTGTATAGGAAAATCTACGTACGCACGGTGTGGAATTATTGTAAATGTCACTCCCTTTGAACCTGAGTGGGAAGGATATGTAACGATAGAAATTTCGAATACAACTCCGTTACCTGCAAAAATCTATGCCAATGAAGGAATTGCTCAAGTAATATTCTTTGAAGCCCGTACTCCTTGTGAGATTTCCTATGCTGATAGAAAGGGGAAATATCAAAAGCAACAAGGAATCACAGTTCCTTGTGTTTAA
- a CDS encoding histone H1-like repetitive region-containing protein has product MLGAQKKRSGKKTATRTVRKPARKVAATRTVKKTTTRKPVAKKPVRKIVAKKSVRKPVAKKATCKMVAKKATACKPAAKKSVRKPVAKKPAVRRTTAKKAIVRKPVKKVAATRTVKKTTARKPAAKKIAAHKGAVKKTTACALACHKKHKHTATCKRVCSSTATRKPASKSRVRTAHGWRHQLIKLMSQ; this is encoded by the coding sequence ATGTTAGGAGCACAAAAAAAACGTAGTGGCAAGAAGACAGCAACTAGAACTGTCCGTAAGCCTGCTAGAAAAGTTGCTGCTACACGTACGGTTAAAAAGACTACAACTCGTAAACCAGTAGCTAAAAAACCTGTTCGTAAGATAGTAGCTAAAAAATCTGTTCGTAAACCAGTAGCTAAAAAAGCTACTTGTAAGATGGTAGCTAAAAAGGCTACGGCTTGTAAACCAGCAGCTAAAAAATCTGTTCGTAAACCAGTAGCTAAAAAACCTGCAGTTCGTAGAACTACTGCTAAGAAAGCAATAGTCCGTAAGCCTGTTAAAAAAGTTGCTGCTACACGTACGGTTAAAAAGACTACAGCTCGTAAACCAGCTGCCAAGAAGATAGCTGCTCATAAAGGTGCTGTAAAAAAAACAACTGCTTGTGCTTTGGCATGTCATAAAAAACACAAACACACAGCAACATGCAAGCGTGTATGTTCGTCGACAGCAACCAGAAAGCCTGCTTCAAAGAGTCGTGTTCGCACAGCTCATGGCTGGCGTCACCAGTTGATTAAATTAATGTCTCAATAA
- a CDS encoding type III secretion chaperone Slc1 produces the protein MSRQNAEENLKNFAKELKLPDVAFDQNNTCILFVDGEFSLHLTYEEHSDRLYVYAPLLDGLPDNSQRKLALYEKLLEGSMLGGQMAGGGVGVATKEQLILMHCVLDMKYAETNLLKAFAQLFIETVVKWRTVCADICAGREPSVDTMPQMPQTGGGIQPPPTGIRA, from the coding sequence ATGTCTAGGCAAAATGCTGAGGAAAATCTAAAAAATTTTGCTAAAGAACTTAAGTTACCTGACGTAGCTTTTGATCAAAATAACACTTGCATTTTGTTTGTTGATGGTGAGTTTTCCCTTCATCTTACTTATGAAGAGCATTCAGATCGCCTTTATGTTTACGCTCCTTTATTGGATGGACTTCCTGATAATTCTCAAAGAAAATTAGCATTATATGAAAAGCTGTTGGAGGGCTCGATGCTGGGTGGCCAGATGGCAGGTGGAGGTGTCGGAGTCGCAACGAAAGAGCAACTCATTCTTATGCATTGTGTTTTAGATATGAAGTATGCTGAAACCAACCTATTAAAGGCTTTTGCTCAGCTATTTATCGAAACTGTTGTCAAATGGCGGACCGTATGCGCAGATATTTGTGCTGGTAGGGAGCCTTCCGTAGATACAATGCCTCAAATGCCTCAAACTGGTGGGGGAATACAGCCTCCTCCTACAGGAATTCGTGCTTAA
- the ruvB gene encoding Holliday junction branch migration DNA helicase RuvB produces the protein MTHQAAVLYQDNKLDVSLRPKGLYEFCGQESLKERLDLFLRAALQRGEAPGHCLFFGPPGLGKTSLAHIVARTIGKGLVTTSGPQLVKPSDLLGLLTSLQEGDVFFIDEIHRMGKIAEEYLYPAMEDFKVDITIDSGPGARSVRVDLAPFTLVGATTRSGMLSEPLRTRFAYSARLSYYSDQDLTEILLRSAHLLGLKVESYALEAIAKRSRGTPRLANHLLRWVRDFAQMREGNCINGDVAQKALAMLLIDEWGLNEIDMKFLTTIIDYYQGGPVGIKTLSVAVGEDIKTLEDVYEPFLILKGLIKKTPRGRMVTQLAYNHLKKHAANLQNLGEGK, from the coding sequence ATGACGCACCAAGCAGCTGTCTTGTACCAAGATAATAAACTCGATGTCTCCTTAAGACCTAAGGGATTATACGAGTTTTGTGGACAGGAGAGCCTAAAAGAACGTTTAGATTTATTTCTTCGCGCAGCTCTACAACGTGGAGAAGCTCCAGGGCATTGCCTGTTTTTCGGTCCTCCTGGATTGGGAAAAACTTCCTTAGCTCATATTGTTGCTCGTACAATAGGTAAGGGTTTAGTTACTACGTCAGGCCCACAATTGGTAAAGCCTTCAGATCTTCTAGGATTATTAACAAGCTTACAGGAGGGAGATGTTTTCTTTATTGATGAAATCCATCGTATGGGGAAAATCGCAGAAGAATATCTTTATCCTGCTATGGAAGATTTTAAAGTAGACATTACGATTGATTCAGGCCCTGGAGCTCGTTCTGTTCGTGTAGATCTTGCTCCTTTTACCTTAGTAGGAGCAACAACGCGATCAGGAATGCTAAGCGAACCTTTAAGAACGCGGTTTGCTTATAGTGCCAGACTTTCTTATTATTCAGATCAAGATCTTACGGAGATTCTCTTGCGATCAGCACATCTTCTTGGTTTAAAGGTAGAGTCCTACGCATTAGAAGCCATAGCGAAACGTTCCCGAGGAACACCACGCCTTGCGAACCACCTTCTGCGTTGGGTAAGAGATTTTGCACAAATGCGTGAAGGAAACTGTATAAATGGCGACGTAGCACAAAAAGCTTTAGCTATGCTATTAATAGATGAGTGGGGATTAAATGAAATAGATATGAAATTTCTCACTACAATAATCGATTACTATCAAGGTGGTCCTGTTGGAATCAAAACTTTATCGGTGGCAGTTGGGGAAGATATTAAAACCCTAGAAGATGTTTATGAGCCTTTTTTAATTTTAAAAGGTTTAATTAAAAAAACGCCACGAGGCAGGATGGTTACCCAGCTTGCTTATAACCACTTAAAAAAGCATGCAGCGAATTTACAAAATTTAGGAGAAGGGAAGTGA
- a CDS encoding SpoIID/LytB domain-containing protein → MKISKHILIGLSLAINIIGYAEVKVSDTFIKQDVLAEPKVRVLLLRESTTALIEAKGAYRVYGDNVLLQTAAQGQRCAVHALYEGIRWGEHYPGVQCLKIEPAEVTASLFLNGIQYQGSLYIHQTADHCIRISNEVTIEDYLKSVLSIKYLRELDKEALSACVILERTALYEKLLAKNPQNFFHLKAEEEGYAGFGVTKQFYGVEEAVDWTARLVIDSPEGLVVDADSLLKSHVDRFAIEGYNARQILEQFYKNIDFVVIESWDEDCEREIS, encoded by the coding sequence GTGAAAATATCGAAACACATATTGATAGGTCTTTCCCTTGCTATAAACATAATAGGATATGCAGAAGTTAAGGTATCGGATACTTTTATTAAGCAGGATGTGCTCGCTGAGCCTAAGGTTCGTGTGCTTCTTTTGCGTGAAAGTACCACAGCATTAATCGAAGCGAAGGGTGCCTATCGTGTTTATGGAGATAATGTTTTATTACAGACTGCCGCACAAGGGCAGCGTTGTGCCGTACATGCATTATACGAAGGTATTCGCTGGGGTGAGCATTATCCAGGCGTGCAATGTTTAAAAATTGAGCCTGCTGAGGTTACAGCTTCACTTTTTTTAAATGGTATACAATACCAAGGTTCCTTGTATATCCACCAAACGGCAGATCATTGTATTAGGATTTCTAATGAAGTGACAATTGAAGATTATCTCAAGTCAGTTCTCTCTATAAAATATCTTAGAGAACTTGATAAGGAAGCTTTATCGGCTTGCGTGATTCTAGAAAGAACAGCTTTGTACGAAAAGTTATTAGCTAAAAATCCTCAAAATTTCTTTCACCTTAAAGCTGAGGAAGAAGGCTATGCAGGATTTGGTGTGACTAAACAGTTTTATGGTGTAGAAGAAGCTGTAGATTGGACAGCACGTCTTGTTATAGATAGTCCTGAGGGGTTAGTTGTAGATGCAGATAGCCTTCTTAAATCCCATGTGGATCGTTTTGCTATTGAAGGGTACAATGCGCGTCAGATTTTAGAACAATTTTATAAAAATATTGATTTTGTTGTCATAGAATCTTGGGACGAAGATTGTGAAAGAGAAATCAGCTAA
- a CDS encoding hemolysin family protein: MMPTVFIFLVICFTLCSGFISLSQIALFSLPTSLISHYKRSRSKKQQQVASLLSHPHHLLITLIFCDIGLNIGIQNCMAILVGDTASWWFTVGIPLAITLILGEILPKAVALPYNTQIARSVAPTIRFFTKILKPMLYWGISGINRLVQWILSKEQVNLIQPQELKEVLQSCKDFGVVSQEERRLLYGYLSLGDCSVKERMQPRQNILFYDIQTPIEHLYSLFSKKHCSRVPVCNDNLQNLLGICTAKALLLYGKPLQSSDEILPLLKKPYYMPETISAKTALCHLAAEEETLGMIIDEYGSIEGLITQEDLFEIVSGEIVDQRDNQLLYTTSGKDVVIAAGTLELRDLNEIFDINLPTNNNTATLGGWLTEQIRAIPTTGMKLTWNNLLFQVLDAAPNRVRRVYIRKMYD; encoded by the coding sequence ATGATGCCTACAGTGTTTATTTTTCTTGTTATCTGCTTTACTCTATGTTCTGGATTCATTTCCTTATCACAAATTGCCTTATTTTCGTTGCCAACAAGTTTGATTTCTCATTACAAACGCTCAAGATCAAAAAAACAACAACAAGTAGCATCTTTACTTTCACACCCACACCACCTACTGATTACTTTGATTTTCTGTGATATTGGGTTAAACATTGGCATCCAAAACTGTATGGCTATTCTCGTCGGAGATACAGCCTCATGGTGGTTCACGGTAGGAATTCCCTTAGCCATCACTTTAATTCTAGGAGAAATTTTGCCTAAAGCTGTTGCTTTACCTTACAATACACAGATCGCTCGTTCGGTTGCTCCTACCATTCGCTTTTTTACAAAGATCCTCAAACCAATGCTTTATTGGGGAATTAGTGGAATTAATCGTTTGGTCCAATGGATTCTTTCTAAAGAACAAGTGAATCTTATCCAACCACAAGAGTTAAAAGAGGTATTACAAAGCTGTAAAGATTTTGGTGTTGTGAGCCAAGAAGAAAGACGTTTACTTTATGGTTACCTGTCCCTTGGGGATTGTAGCGTGAAAGAACGTATGCAACCCCGCCAAAACATTCTTTTCTATGACATCCAGACTCCCATAGAACATCTTTATTCACTATTTTCTAAAAAACATTGTTCTCGTGTTCCTGTTTGCAATGATAACCTGCAAAACCTTTTAGGAATCTGCACAGCAAAAGCACTTCTGCTCTATGGCAAACCTCTCCAATCTTCAGATGAGATTCTTCCTCTTCTAAAGAAGCCCTATTATATGCCAGAGACTATTTCAGCAAAGACTGCCCTTTGCCATCTTGCTGCGGAAGAGGAAACTCTAGGTATGATCATTGATGAATATGGATCGATTGAAGGATTAATCACACAAGAGGATCTTTTTGAAATAGTCTCTGGAGAGATTGTAGATCAGCGGGATAACCAACTTCTTTATACAACCTCAGGGAAAGATGTCGTGATTGCTGCAGGCACTCTAGAACTACGTGATCTTAATGAAATTTTTGATATCAATTTACCCACAAATAATAATACTGCAACGTTGGGAGGCTGGCTAACAGAACAAATTCGTGCGATCCCTACGACAGGAATGAAGCTCACATGGAATAATCTACTTTTTCAAGTGCTGGATGCAGCTCCAAACCGTGTCCGTCGTGTCTACATAAGGAAAATGTATGACTGA
- a CDS encoding leucyl aminopeptidase encodes MVLFYTQASWKNRGKAEAIVLPFWHFKEAKIATSCGAEYVSCYLPALENFKGKHGEVELVYNSIKSKETRTIVLGLGKVEELTPHRVFLAYVKLTRVLRKAKCRTINIILPTLSELRLSAEEFISALAGGVLSLNYDYPRYNKREYTDEPLIIKATVFGIVPKIADSIFRKQEAIFEGVYLTRDLVNRNADDITPQKLAEIAQGLGKEFPSIDTKILDKEAILKEKMGLLTAVAKGSAVDPYFIVLRYQGRPKSKDHTVLIGKGVTFDSGGLDLKPGKSMLTMKEDMAGGATVLGILSGLAALELPVNVTGLIPATENAIDSRSYKMGDVYVGMSGLCVEIGSTDAEGRLILADAISYALKYCNPTRIVDVATLTGAIVISLGEGVAGLFSNNDILAQDLLEASAETSESLWRLPLVEKYEQALHSDIADMKNIGNNRAGAITAALFLQRFLEETPVAWAHLDIAGTAYHEKEEDSFPKYASGFGVRCILYYLEKFCSK; translated from the coding sequence GTGGTTTTATTTTATACCCAAGCTTCTTGGAAAAACCGAGGGAAAGCTGAAGCTATAGTCTTGCCGTTTTGGCATTTTAAAGAAGCAAAAATTGCCACCTCTTGTGGAGCAGAGTATGTATCGTGTTATCTTCCTGCTTTAGAGAATTTTAAAGGTAAACATGGAGAAGTTGAGCTTGTTTATAATAGTATCAAGTCTAAGGAAACACGAACCATTGTCTTAGGGTTAGGAAAAGTAGAAGAACTGACTCCACATCGTGTTTTTCTTGCCTATGTTAAGTTGACTCGGGTGTTAAGAAAAGCTAAATGTCGTACCATCAATATTATTTTACCGACGCTCTCTGAATTACGGTTGTCTGCTGAGGAGTTTATATCGGCTTTAGCTGGAGGAGTTCTCTCGTTAAATTACGATTACCCTCGTTACAACAAGCGGGAGTACACTGACGAACCCTTAATTATCAAGGCTACTGTTTTTGGCATTGTACCTAAAATTGCTGATAGCATCTTTAGAAAGCAAGAAGCTATATTTGAAGGCGTTTACTTAACTAGAGATTTAGTTAATCGGAATGCTGATGATATCACTCCTCAGAAGCTTGCTGAAATTGCCCAGGGGTTGGGGAAGGAGTTCCCTAGCATTGATACTAAGATTTTAGATAAAGAGGCAATATTAAAAGAAAAAATGGGTTTACTTACTGCCGTTGCTAAAGGCTCTGCTGTTGACCCTTACTTTATTGTCCTTCGTTACCAAGGACGCCCAAAGTCTAAAGATCATACTGTACTCATAGGTAAGGGAGTCACTTTTGATTCTGGAGGCTTGGATCTCAAGCCCGGAAAATCTATGCTGACTATGAAAGAGGATATGGCAGGAGGAGCTACAGTACTTGGCATTTTGTCAGGATTAGCAGCTTTGGAGCTACCTGTAAATGTTACAGGTCTTATTCCTGCAACAGAGAACGCAATTGATAGCAGATCCTATAAAATGGGAGATGTGTATGTCGGAATGTCGGGACTCTGTGTGGAAATTGGTAGTACCGATGCTGAGGGACGTTTGATCCTTGCCGATGCTATTTCCTATGCTTTAAAGTATTGTAACCCAACTCGAATTGTAGATGTTGCCACCTTAACAGGAGCTATCGTAATCTCTTTGGGGGAGGGAGTCGCAGGTTTATTTTCTAATAACGATATCTTAGCACAAGATCTGTTGGAGGCTTCTGCTGAAACTTCCGAATCTTTATGGAGACTGCCACTTGTGGAAAAATATGAGCAGGCGTTGCATTCGGATATTGCCGATATGAAAAATATAGGGAATAACCGTGCCGGGGCAATTACTGCCGCTCTTTTTCTTCAGCGTTTTTTAGAAGAGACTCCTGTAGCCTGGGCTCATTTAGATATTGCTGGTACGGCATATCATGAAAAAGAAGAGGATTCTTTTCCTAAATATGCTTCAGGCTTTGGAGTGCGGTGTATTCTTTATTATTTAGAAAAGTTTTGCTCCAAGTGA
- a CDS encoding CNNM domain-containing protein yields the protein MTDSVILWLGTNVLCIVFQGFYSMMEMACVSFNRVRLQYYLTKGHKKARYINFLIRRPYRLFGTVMLGVNIALQVGSESSRNCYRALGFSPDYAPFTQIFLVVIFAELLPLTISRKIPEKLALWGAPILYYSHYIFYPLIQLIGSITEALYYFLKIKKEKLNSTLSRDEFQKALETHHEEQDFNVIATNIFSLSATSADQVCQPLDQITMLSSSANVKDLCRTIKDTDTDFVPIYHKIRKNIIGIALPKDFVNKNLDDALIHHLHSPWFITAKSKLIRILKEFRDNRCSVAVVLNASGEPMGILSLNAIFKILFNTSNIAHLKPKTISVIERTFPGNYRIKDLQKELGIRFSQHTVETLAQLVLQFLDTPAEVGTSVIIDNLLLEVKEMSLSGIKRISIKNLLS from the coding sequence ATGACTGATTCTGTAATTCTTTGGCTTGGAACCAATGTCCTTTGCATTGTCTTCCAAGGATTTTACTCCATGATGGAAATGGCCTGTGTTTCCTTCAATCGTGTTCGACTCCAATACTATTTAACAAAAGGCCACAAGAAAGCCCGTTATATTAATTTCTTAATCCGTAGGCCTTATCGACTTTTTGGAACCGTCATGTTGGGGGTAAATATTGCCTTACAAGTGGGCTCTGAATCTTCGAGGAACTGTTATAGAGCTCTAGGTTTTTCTCCCGATTATGCTCCGTTTACACAGATCTTCCTCGTAGTAATTTTTGCAGAGCTTCTTCCATTGACAATATCACGTAAAATTCCTGAGAAATTAGCACTCTGGGGAGCCCCTATTCTTTACTACTCCCATTATATTTTCTACCCGTTAATTCAACTCATTGGAAGCATTACAGAAGCTCTTTATTATTTTCTAAAAATCAAAAAAGAAAAATTAAATTCCACTCTTAGCAGAGATGAGTTTCAAAAAGCTTTAGAAACTCATCATGAAGAACAAGACTTTAATGTCATTGCTACAAATATCTTTTCTTTAAGTGCGACTTCTGCAGATCAAGTTTGTCAACCTTTAGATCAGATTACAATGCTTTCTTCTTCCGCCAACGTCAAAGATTTATGCCGTACAATAAAAGATACGGATACAGATTTTGTGCCTATTTATCATAAAATCCGAAAAAATATTATAGGCATTGCTCTTCCCAAGGATTTTGTAAATAAAAATCTTGATGATGCATTAATCCACCATTTGCATTCTCCTTGGTTTATTACAGCAAAGTCGAAACTTATTCGCATTCTCAAAGAATTTCGTGACAACCGCTGTAGCGTTGCTGTTGTACTTAATGCTTCAGGAGAACCCATGGGCATTCTGAGTTTGAATGCTATTTTTAAAATTTTGTTTAACACTTCAAACATCGCACATCTGAAACCCAAGACAATCTCTGTGATTGAAAGGACATTTCCCGGAAATTATCGAATTAAAGATTTACAAAAAGAGTTAGGTATACGGTTTTCACAGCATACCGTAGAAACATTAGCGCAGCTTGTTCTTCAATTTTTAGATACTCCTGCTGAAGTGGGGACTTCCGTAATTATTGATAATCTTCTCCTAGAGGTAAAGGAAATGTCTTTATCTGGCATTAAACGCATCTCTATCAAAAACTTACTTTCGTAA
- a CDS encoding glycogen debranching protein yields the protein MTKITSYPTSPLPLGAMQVTPQRYRFALFASQATEVILALSSEDSEIIEIPLSPKKHQTGAIWHIEIEGISNQWSYAFRVNGPKKRYSQYASKEYLADPYAKNLRSPQIFGATKKNGDYAFSYLKKEEFSWDGDTPLHLPKEEMIIYEMHVRSFTWAATSQVEARGTFLGIIEKIDHLRKLGINAVELLPIFEFDETSHPFKSSKFPHLCNYWGYAPVNCFSPCRRYAYASDPCAPIREFKTLVKTLHKAEIEVILDVVFNHTGWEGTTCPLPWIDTPSYYLLDDQGTFTNYSGCGNTLNTNRAPTTQWILDALRYWVEEMHVDGFRFDLASIFSRGPSGTPLEFSPVLEAISFDPLLTQTKIIAEPWDSGGLYQLGYFSSFSSRWSEWNGAYRDNIKAFLNGNQNLLSTFASRISGSQDLYSQGSPTNSINYVSCHDGFTLYDTVSYNYKHNQENGENNRDGTNVNYSYNFGVEGETQNLDIIEIRQRQLRNFFLTLFLSQGIPMIQSGDEYGHTAQGNNNRWALDTTANHFLWDRLKENSNLVNFLCELIHFRKTHKKMFNQGFLNAKKISWLDASGHPILWQPSSFLAFDLKLDNSSLYAAFYIGIDEISIALPKVRPHFLSYQLIANSMEGFSSRILYSGITKLSPHTILIAISQAKET from the coding sequence ATGACAAAAATTACTTCTTACCCAACCTCACCTTTACCCCTTGGGGCAATGCAAGTGACTCCACAGCGTTATCGCTTTGCTTTATTCGCTTCTCAAGCCACAGAAGTAATTCTTGCTTTGTCTTCTGAAGATTCTGAGATCATAGAGATCCCCTTATCCCCTAAAAAACATCAAACAGGTGCAATTTGGCATATAGAGATTGAAGGAATTTCAAATCAATGGTCTTATGCATTTCGTGTCAATGGTCCCAAGAAAAGATATTCACAATATGCTTCTAAAGAGTACCTTGCTGACCCTTATGCAAAAAATCTTCGTTCGCCACAAATTTTTGGTGCCACAAAAAAAAACGGGGATTACGCATTCTCTTATTTAAAAAAAGAAGAATTTTCTTGGGATGGTGATACACCTTTACATCTTCCGAAAGAAGAGATGATTATTTATGAGATGCACGTCCGTTCATTTACCTGGGCAGCAACTTCTCAAGTAGAAGCTCGGGGTACATTTTTAGGAATTATCGAAAAAATTGATCACCTGCGTAAATTAGGGATAAATGCTGTTGAGCTTTTACCTATCTTTGAGTTTGATGAAACTTCTCATCCCTTTAAAAGTTCAAAATTTCCTCATTTGTGCAATTATTGGGGTTATGCACCAGTAAATTGCTTTTCTCCTTGCCGACGCTATGCTTATGCCTCTGATCCTTGTGCTCCTATCCGTGAGTTTAAGACTTTAGTAAAAACCTTACATAAAGCAGAAATCGAAGTCATTCTTGACGTAGTTTTTAATCACACAGGATGGGAAGGCACTACGTGTCCTCTTCCATGGATTGATACTCCCTCGTACTATCTTTTAGATGACCAAGGTACTTTCACAAATTATTCAGGCTGTGGCAATACTTTAAATACAAACCGAGCACCTACAACCCAATGGATTCTTGACGCTTTGCGTTATTGGGTAGAAGAAATGCATGTGGATGGGTTTCGTTTTGATCTAGCTTCTATATTTTCTCGAGGACCTTCAGGAACTCCTCTGGAGTTTTCTCCTGTTTTAGAAGCTATATCTTTTGATCCCTTACTTACCCAGACTAAAATTATTGCAGAACCCTGGGATTCAGGAGGTTTATACCAACTAGGATATTTTTCTTCTTTTTCCTCTCGTTGGAGTGAATGGAATGGTGCCTATAGGGATAATATCAAAGCATTTCTTAATGGAAATCAGAATCTGCTTAGTACTTTTGCTTCCCGAATTTCTGGATCTCAAGATCTCTATTCTCAGGGCTCTCCTACCAACTCCATTAATTATGTTAGCTGTCATGACGGTTTCACACTATACGATACGGTATCCTATAACTATAAGCATAACCAAGAAAATGGGGAGAATAACCGTGATGGCACAAATGTAAACTATAGTTACAATTTTGGAGTTGAAGGAGAAACACAGAATCTTGACATCATTGAGATAAGGCAAAGGCAACTTCGCAATTTCTTCCTTACCCTTTTCCTCTCTCAAGGAATTCCGATGATTCAATCAGGAGACGAGTATGGACATACAGCTCAAGGAAATAACAATCGTTGGGCATTAGATACTACAGCCAATCATTTTCTCTGGGATCGTCTTAAAGAAAATTCCAATCTTGTAAATTTTCTTTGTGAGCTGATTCATTTTCGAAAAACGCATAAGAAAATGTTTAATCAAGGATTCCTTAATGCAAAAAAAATTTCATGGCTAGATGCTTCTGGGCATCCTATCCTATGGCAACCAAGTTCTTTTTTAGCTTTTGATTTAAAATTAGATAACTCCAGCTTGTATGCAGCATTCTACATAGGCATAGATGAAATCTCCATAGCCTTGCCTAAAGTCAGACCGCATTTTCTTTCCTACCAACTCATTGCTAATAGTATGGAGGGTTTTTCTTCTCGTATTTTGTACTCAGGAATTACGAAACTTTCTCCACATACTATTCTTATAGCAATCAGTCAAGCAAAAGAGACTTAG
- a CDS encoding single-stranded DNA-binding protein encodes MMFGYFAGYLGADPEERMTSKGKRVVVLRVGVKTRMGMKDETVWCKCNIWHNRYDKMLPYLKKGSGVIVAGDIAVESYMSKDGSPQASLVISVDSLKFSPFGKSEGGRSLALEENHSSTSYESVESVAMGFEGETLDAEAIKDKNMYAGYGQEQQYVCEDVPF; translated from the coding sequence ATGATGTTTGGATATTTTGCAGGCTATCTTGGAGCCGATCCCGAAGAACGAATGACTTCAAAGGGAAAACGTGTTGTCGTACTTAGAGTAGGAGTTAAAACTCGTATGGGAATGAAAGATGAGACTGTTTGGTGTAAGTGCAATATTTGGCATAACCGTTATGATAAAATGCTTCCTTACTTAAAAAAAGGTTCCGGCGTTATTGTCGCTGGAGATATTGCTGTCGAGAGCTATATGAGCAAAGATGGGTCACCCCAAGCTTCTTTAGTCATCAGTGTGGATTCTTTAAAGTTCAGCCCTTTTGGAAAGAGTGAGGGAGGACGGTCTCTAGCCTTGGAAGAGAATCACTCCTCTACGTCTTATGAATCTGTTGAATCTGTAGCTATGGGCTTTGAAGGAGAGACCTTGGACGCTGAGGCTATTAAAGATAAGAACATGTATGCAGGCTATGGACAAGAACAACAATATGTCTGTGAAGATGTTCCTTTTTAA